A window of the Ostrea edulis chromosome 1, xbOstEdul1.1, whole genome shotgun sequence genome harbors these coding sequences:
- the LOC125662223 gene encoding retinol-binding protein 4-B-like, protein MVQSQKSTTMISWSVRLFVLAVCFTRTVCSQSSTCPQISSIPFQSSFDFDRFAGELKWNVLLYNKIVPIEGLDMPVNKSDLSFLFSRNSNNTQTVTIAGRVRLAPTVAFCLELEGIVDSLSGNAAKLQQNYFNPLTKKLFTFNFWVLHTDYKNLAVVYACEKTMVDGTCNHSDTYLWTLSRGTSHTPAEMKTIKDVGSSVCMDVTHLRHVSHKSPCAAAERLHS, encoded by the exons ATGGTTCAGTCTCAGAAGAGTACCACCATGATCAGCTGGTCAGTTCGCTTGTTCGTTCTCGCTGTCTGTTTTACCAGGACTGTCTGCAGCCAATCGAGTACCTGCCCACAAATCTCCAGTATTCCTTTTCAGTCCAGCTTTGATTTTGATAGATTTGCAGGAGAATTAAAATGGAACGTCCTCCTTTACAACAAAATTGTGCCAATAGAGGGACTCGACATGCCAGTCAACAAATCAGACCTTTCTTTCTTGTTCTCCAGGAACTCTAACAACACACAGACAGTCACTATTG CTGGCAGAGTACGTCTCGCACCGACCGTTGCGTTTTGTCTCGAACTAGAGGGAATAGTTGACAGCCTTTCCGGAAACGCGGCTAAGCTTCAGCAAAACTACTTCAACCCCCTCACAAAGAAACTGTTCACCTTTAACTTCTGGGTTCTACACACGGACTACAAAAATCTGGCTGTAGTGTACGCCTGTGAGAAAACAATGGTGGACGGTACATGCAATCATAGTGATACTTATCTGTGGACTTTGTCAAGAGGAACCAGTCACACCCCAGCAGAGATGAAGACAATCAAAGATGTCGGGTCCTCTGTGTGCATGGATGTAACGCATCTCAGGCATGTTAGCCACAAATCCCCATGCGCAGCTGCAGAAAGACTACATTCATAA
- the LOC125662213 gene encoding uncharacterized protein LOC125662213, with the protein MMKMRTGNIISVLLYHLGLLCCVRLCTVKVNDIPVQSDFIYDNFTESAWNTVKYNRFIKIKGIPKLYSNSDQTTLFGWKDAQPIVTNIARFGFAPGRNMCVSDTGTVEFLDNKPAKMFLKYRNKKTGQTHEQNQWVLYTDYKNLAIMYACEDKLQLDGLCESKHRYIWILAKKTTLTEAEDQKAKAMAASVCITETLKSIDHKHPCNQQITM; encoded by the exons ATGATGAAGATGCGGACCGGGAATATCATTTCTGTTCTACTTTACCACTTGGGGTTATTATGCTGTGTTCGACTGTGCACGGTCAAAGTCAACGACATACCAGTCCAGTCGGACTTTATCTATGACAACTTCACGGAGTCCGCGTGGAACACCGTTAAATACAACAGATTTATCAAAATCAAGGGAATCCCTAAACTTTACTCCAACTCGGACCAGACTACTCTTTTTGGATGGAAAGATGCACAACCGATCGTCACCAACA TCGCCCGCTTTGGTTTCGCCCCTGGGAGGAACATGTGTGTTTCAGACACGGGCACTGTCGAGTTCCTTGACAACAAACCCGCCAAGATGTTCCTAAAGTACCGTAACAAAAAAACAGGACAGACACACGAACAAAACCAGTGGGTGTTATATACGGACTACAAGAACCTCGCTATCATGTACGCGTGCGAGGACAAGCTGCAACTGGACGGGCTGTGCGAATCAAAGCACCGCTACATTTGGATTTTGGCAAAGAAGACTACTTTAACGGAAGCGGAAGATCAAAAGGCCAAAGCAATGGCGGCTTCTGTGTGTATAACAGAGACTCTTAAGTCTATCGACCACAAACATCCATGTAACCAACAAATAACAATGTGA
- the LOC125662204 gene encoding retinol-binding protein 4-like, which produces MTTSVIYIAVLTIACPLVHVLSHRNCKIDDFEVQSYFRPELFSGVWHLAGYTRMLSPVTRLPPRIKHIRTRYVKSRYYLGADGRGIIMSNGQVRVTLQNGYTFTRCERVDFSTYMEEGSRPIMDLVQVTGRRRGLLTRSHIVDTDYDNYAVRYTCELELENGTCAPHMDHLWILRKDNTNFTFNSTQIQNIMTRLCSSGSYVESPVGNECPAPTM; this is translated from the exons ATGACGACGTCCGTCATATACATTGCTGTTTTGACAATAGCTTGCCCTTTGGTACACGTCCTATCGCATAGGAACTGTAAAATCGATGATTTTGAAGTACAGAGTTACTTTAGGCCTGAACTTTTTAGTGGGGTGTGGCATCTCGCGGGGTACACCAGAATGCTGAGTCCCGTGACTCGCCTTCCCCCCAGGATTAAGCACATCAGGACCCGTTACGTCAAATCCCGCTATTACTTGGGAGCCGACGGAAGGGGGATCATCATGAGCA ACGGCCAGGTGAGGGTGACGTTACAGAACGGATACACTTTCACGCGATGTGAGCGCGTGGATTTTTCCACTTACATGGAGGAGGGGTCACGACCAATCATGGACCTCGTCCAGGTTACGGGGAGAAGACGAGGGTTGTTAACCAGGTCCCACATCGTGGACACGGACTACGACAATTACGCAGTCAGATACACGTGCGAATTGGAACTGGAAAATGGCACGTGCGCACCACACATGGACCATCTTTGGATTCTGCGTAAAGACAATACgaattttacattcaatagtACCCAGATTCAGAATATCATGACACGGCTGTGTAGTTCTGGATCGTACGTTGAGTCACCCGTCGGAAACGAGTGTCCTGCTCCAACAATGTAG